From the Hordeum vulgare subsp. vulgare chromosome 1H, MorexV3_pseudomolecules_assembly, whole genome shotgun sequence genome, the window TGACACTGAGATGACCAATATTTTTGGCATTCCAGTAGATGATCAAGATAAGGAAGAGATGGGAGAATCAAGTTTGCCTAAATGATGCTAACATACATGCTTGTGAAGATGTGGATGGACAGTTGATGAAAAATGATGcagatgatgtagatgatgcgcatgatgatgaacttgtaaatGTGTATGACAAATAAGATCATGTTATTGAAGTAGGGAACTTGTTCCCAAGCATGCTGGAGTTTAGGATGTGTTTCAAGACTTATGCAGTCAAACATGAGTCTGATGCCAAGACTATGTGGACTGATAGAAATAAATTTTATGTGAGGTGCAAAGGTTTTGATGGAAGTGTCAAGACTTGCAAGTGGTACATATATGCTAGAATTCAACCTGATGGAAGTACCATCGGGGTTAATCAACTTTGGATTGCAGAAAAGATCACTCCAATTTTAGCCAAGAAACCAAACACTGCTGCAAAGAAACATAAAGTAAACTTGGAAAATCAGTACCTCATTAAGGTGAAGTATACcacaatgtggaaagcaaaaCTAAGGGTAATGAAAGAATTATATGGTGATTGGTCAAATACTTTTAGGATGCCTTATAACttcaaagcagaggtggagaacAGGTCACCTGGTAGTGTTGTGGAGATAGATACTGAGGTAAGAGAGGAGCGTAGAGATCTTTTCTCCAAGTTCTTTATGGCTttaaagccttgcatcgatggctTCAAAGTAGGGTGTTGTCCATATTTGATCATAGACTCATCTTTCTTGACTGGCAAATGGAATGGTCAAATTGGCTGCATGCAATGCTttagatggacacaactggatgtTCCATGTTGCTATTGGTTTGTTTCAGTCACACACATCAGCAACACGACGATGTTTCATCGCAGCATCAGGGGCCTCCGGCGATGCTTCAATACAACATCAGCGGTCTGACGACGCTCCATAGCAACACCGGTAGTCCCTGGAGACGCTCCATAACAACATTGACGTGTTGCGTTGCAACTCCTCCGCCGGCACACATCATCACGCCCCTGTTGCACCGCAACTCCGTCGCTCACCGATGTGTTGCATTGTAGCTCCGTCGACGTCGTACAACAACATGGTTGTTGCGTCGCATCTCCGCCGCCGATGCGCAACACCAATGGTCGTTGCACTGCAACTCCTCCGCCCGTCACCCATGATACAGCTCCGCCGTCACCGTCGCCGTACTCGTTGAACTGTAGCTCCATCAGCCACCAACGAAGCAGCCGACGCCCCCGGCTCACAGCCTCGAGCCCGCCTTGCAGCATGACAACGGCTTATGCTACGACGCAACATCAGATTTACAGCGCTGGTGGCCGGGAATGGGAAGCAGACATGCTTCATCCCCTTGCATCGTTGGTGGCTAGTGGTGTCTTGATGTTGCATCATCGATGGGGGAATTGGCGGATACGAGAGTGAGGGAGCGGTTGCTGGGGAGATATGGTGGAGAGAGCTCTGGTGGTCGTCGGCCTCCAATGGTCGTCGGCATAGAAAGGGAGCTGAGAGGGAAAAGGATGGGGATGACAGCAGCGATAGAGGTAGGCGATGAAGGAGATGAAAGAAAAATGAGTGACTGTTGAGGAGATAAGGTTGTGCGAGCGATGGATGGGTCCAACGGGACACTGATTTCGTGAGAAATTAGTCGGTTGGAAACAATACTTTTTCTATAGAAAAACAATGCGTCTAGTAAAGACCACATGACAAAAACAGGAGGAGGTTTGCGTTTGGTTGTTTTCATCCTACTTAAATtaaatgttttctaaaaaaagaaaaaactattCCTGCTTAAAACCTTCCCTCAAAGAAACTCGTATTACAGTCGTACTCCTACCTAAAACCTTTCCTAAAAAAGGGCAAAAAGGTCAACCGCCGCCGGCTACTGCTACTGCGCGCAGGCTTTTTCCCATCCGCACGGCTGGCGGCTCGCTTGCATCACACCCACGCCGCCTCCGAAAAGCGCCGCAAATCCGTCCCAGCTGCGCGGCGTCCATGGCTGCCGCGACGGCTTCAGGGGACTCCGGCGAGCAGCCGTTGCTCCACCTCAAGCTCGCCTTCCTGGCCCTGGAGCCCCCCGCCTGCGTCCTCACCCTCGCCAGGTACATCACACACTAATCCCTTGTAGGTACCGCATCCTACTAGCACTATCAAACTTCCAGCGCCACTTATGCGTTAGTAATCAGAGCCTCGATTGGCGATTGTCGCTACTGGTTCAGGGGCTTCCTGCTCCTAATTCGGCCGTTTTGGCCATGCTCTGCATCTGTGCAGTAGACAGTAGGCTAGTAGCAGAGGTAACATTACACGGCAAACACATGCAACAGTGTGGGTTAATGCTCAGGAGAATGCATGTCAGAAAGATTTTCTGGCATGTTTTTTTGTCGGTTTCTTTTTATACAACTGTTCTGTGTTTATGCTTTTTCTTCTGGAACACTAACATGTAGTTGTATGGTTTTCCTTTTTACTGTTAAAAAAATGTAGTTTTATGGTTTTGGGGTTCTACTGAAATACGGAGTAGCTCTCTAGAACACGGGTTCAATTGAAATACCTAACAATGATATCCATGACAAGCACCTGTTAAATTTCACACAAAGATATGAAAATGCGTCGAGTGATTCATATGGATTTAAAtgtacaaataagttcaaatgAGACATAGtactttattttttcctttttgtgtTTTTGTTTTAAAAAGTATGGtgatatttatttatattttcatatttggtttatgcagaaaggcTGGTGGAGGTTCTGTCACGCCACATGTTCAAAAATTTATTTTGGAGAACTGTATTGGCACTAATGTAAAACGCTTTTCGCTATTTCACACCACAAAACTTATGCACTAAAATAACCATGATAAACATTAAAAATTTATATGAAAAAATAGAATTAAAGTTTAATTCAGTTGAGGCTGCACTATAGTGCACTATAGTGATGCGGTGTAATGATTTTGTGGTTATTGGTCAGTTTTTCTTCCTGTTGCTGGTCTAAAGCATTGCGTACTCACACAGGTAGGGGGGGCAGATTGTACATATGTGAAAACTATTCTTAAAAAGGTTATAGCTGAGGCGGAATCATCATCAGATATTGTGATTGATGAACTTTATGAGGAATTTGGCCGTTGTATGTCGTCAAGAGCAGTATGTGGACCTCATTATGTAGAGCATTTCAGTAATCAAGTATTGACATGATATACTGAAGTAGTCCATTTTGCGGTTTGTGCGCAGAATAACTCAGAGCTTAGTATGGCCAAGATCTATAAGGAGATATCTTTTATTTCTTCTGCATGTGAGTTATTAATTTGAACATTTCTCTTGCAGAGTTGCACAGGTACTTAATAATAACAGTTTAGTAATAAATTTGTTTATGTAGATGGCAATGTGTCCTCGGATCCAGTAAGCTTGGTTGCTCGATTATTATGTTCTACTAACATGCTCGAAGGGGATACAGGGTATGATGGCTCTACATCTTGAAATACATGTATTCATATATTCTGTTAAGCTACTTACTTCCATATTATATGATTCATTCATGTCAGTGGGTATTTTATTCTTCCAGGTGTTGTCTTTGGCCGTCAAGTTTATTCTTATCTGAGTTCATTCTTTCATTCCCAGAACTTTTCGCCAAAAAATGCTGCTTTGAGGTAAAATTGTTGTAGTTTTAACTTTGAATAAGATTTACATAAATAATTTAAAATCAAGCATATTTATGGAACATGTTATGCTCTTGCATGCCGGCCTTGCATTCTATTTTCTGCCATCAAATAGTATTGTATATTTATTACTGATATGCATATTATGCAGAGGATTGGCAAGTTAAGGCTCTAAGCTCTTGccctttgtactccctccgtcccataatataagagcgttttttatactagtgtagtgtcaaaaacactcttatattatgggacggaggaagtagataATAACTACTATCAAGGCTCGATTTGCACATTTTTAAGTATGTTTTCTTGCATCCAAATATTGTTGCACTAAGTGTGCTTGTGGTTGTGCAAGTGGTGTTACTGCCTTTTGCACCCTCAAACAAATTTAAACATGTGTTAGTAGGTTGCATCTTCAACAAGTCATCATTTTATTGCTTACATGTTTATGTTCTGTTTTTTTGGTTGAGCAATTAGATAGGCTGCGGTGGGGGCTTTTCATTGTTAAAATTTAGCGTATGTTTATATGCCTGACATAGTGACATACTTAGATGTTCGACCGTCAAAAGTAAAACTCAAGAATGAGTGTTATTGACAAATTTAATATGTGATTGTTTTTCTTATGCTTTCATGATAAGCAGCTAGGTTCTGGTGTTGGTTTGGTTGGTGTATGTCTTAACCGTGTTGGTGCTTCCAAGGTATGAGCCTATAATGACAGTCTCTGTTCAAGTAAATGGTTATCTTTCTGCAAAACATGGTCGCTACAAAAATGTCTTGTCTTTCCCGATGAAAAGGGTGAAGTAAATATGCTAACATAATTAATCCTTCAAATTTAAATTTCACAGCAATTTGATAACCTAAGCTATGAGTGATTTATGCCATGAACTATCCATGCAACAAAGTTCGTAAGCTTCTTCCAAGGTGAAACACTGATAGGAAAACAAACACATGTAATGCAAAATGTGTGTGCTTATGCAGGTTATTCTTACCGATGGTGATGCATCCACACTAACAAACATGAAGGCAAACATGGAAATGAATAACTTATACATTGGGGATTCTCAACTGGTAAAAGAAAGCAAGAATAAGGTTTGTTTGATTCCTTAAGTTAATATCAGATTCTATGCTTTCGTGATCACACATAGATTGGTTTCAGTACGATTCTGTTTGTAAAAAATAATCTAATTTTAGCATTCTGGTTGGTGTAGGATATAGATAGCGCTACCACAGATACATTTATTAGATAAGCATGCATGATTATATGCATAATGTCTTCTGTTAATCAAGAGGAGTGGCACCATTATCCTGCTTGGTGGTACTTACCCGCAAGACCACAGCTTTGGATGTGCAACTTTTGGCCAAACTTTAATCTTTCTATGTCCTGGCATGTAGGTCGAGTGCAAATATCTTTCCTGGGAAGAAGCGTGTGAAAGCGATTTAAGAGACTACCAGAGAGACATAGTGTGAGTATTGTATATTCTTTTTGTATTGTTATATCCTTCTTTTTCAGTCCTTTTGTTAAACCGTTAGTTTCTgaactgatttcaaatttaaacacTACTCTAAGAACCTTATTTACTATTGTGTCTGTTAGAGAATGAGTAGCCTAATTCCGAACTGGAGAACATCACATGTTCCTGCTGTTCATGCTTCTGCATATCATTTACCCTCTGTCTCTTGCCAGTCTTGGTGCAGACATTATATACAACCCGTCTTGCGTGCCCCACCTGGTACGAGTACTTTGTATGCTACTTAGAGGAGACGATGGACGACGTGAAATTGTCAATGAAGCAACCAATGGAGAAATTGATGAAGTATCTGGCACCAGCGAAACTGGAGGTCCTGTGGCCTATATCGCCACAGTTATTCGGAATGCGGACACTTTCAAATGCTTTGCCAGGGCAGCTGCTGATGCCAAGTTGTCTGTTGTCAACATGACCAGCAGCGCAGCTCCGTCAAGTTTTCTTCCTTACATGATCTCATATGATAGATCGAGCGTGCAACTTCTTAAGATTACACCATTATCATAGGTTGCTGGTGAGTGCAACTCCTGTCATTCTGTTTTGATGTTGGTTCTTAATGTTGCTTGTAGAGACATTGGTCTTATTGGAATATCAAATGCAATTCGTTGTTCGTTTCTTGCCCTCCGTAAAGTATTTCGTCTATGTTTTTTTGCGCTTTGCGTTAGTGCGTCTGTCCATATATTCTGGATGAATCATGCATTATGCGCATATACTAGCTATCCAGGAAAAGTAGTTAAGAAGCATCTATTGCTTTATTGATGATCACTTTCGTTTTTTCCACATCGAGATTACTACTATTTGACTTCCATCCCTTTGTTTGTTGTTAAGCCACCGTCACATTTGTGGTACGGCCTGGCATGGGCTTGCCCTGCAGGAATTGCTGAAACAGTATGAGCGCTTGCCGCGGACGGTGCAGAGGAACCTCATGGCCCGCACCTCTGACGGACACCAGCGTAAGGCCCTTGTACACCTGGCTCCAGCCGCCGACCTAGTCAAGAAATCCATCACACAAGCACTAGTAAATTATGTGTGTAACATGGAGTACTAGCTACTTTAACACAAACTAAATGTGACATCTAAATTTTTGCTGGCATGTTGCATTGTTGCAGTGTAATCTCCATTGGGCCATGTGAATGAAATTACCCAATCTAAGAAAATAATACAAATGTACTATATGGAGAAGGTAGATAAGCGAATGTAGTGTTTAAAAAAAGGGGGGAATGTAGTCTATTTGTATACCCACAAGAGCATCTCAATAATTCTATGGATATTACTTTGCAAAAGAGTCGAGTGGGATGATGCTGACCTCCTGCAGGTCGTCATACCAAGGGTACCAACTGGTAGTAGTTGCAAGACCCAGAGCGCCGATGGAGTATCTTGTTGCTGTCAAGGGGACTACCGCATCCGTGTCGCCGCTGCGAAATAAACACAACAACATTGTGTTAACGCTAACTGAATTGTGCGGCGGGAAGCGGCTGACGGATCGACAGCAACGCTCATCTCCCTCTATCTTTCTAAAGGAAAACTGCCTTCATATCCCAtgggcatcatcttgttgcatgacAGCAACCCGACAAGTTGCAAACTTGAGAGCTGagcacaagaagaaaagagacgtCCGGGGTCCAGTTGTGGATCCTAATGTTGGGCTGACGGGTCAACAGAAGAATATTATGCATAAATGTCGATGGTTCATCGATGATTGTTGATTCGGATGGGTGGCTTCCGAATGAGTGAATTCATTCAGTCAAAGCAGCGTATTATCTGCAGCTTCTCTTGTGAACTGGCTGATGATGTCTGATAAAAGCTTATGCCCGACTTTATAGATAACGACATATGGCAGAAACCAAAGAGTCATACAACCAACCAAACAACGGAGTCGTCAGTCGTCGGTGATGTACATCGGTGTACCTATTGTCATTTAGTACTGTTTTCTTTTCGAAAAGGATGTGGGTGTTCTTTCTGAAAAGGAGGTTTTGCCACAGCATGTGTTATTATCAATATCAAATTTATATGAAAAAAATAATATGTCAACATCCACAATACCAAATCAATACCACTGGAATCATCATAAAACATGTTTTTACAACATATATATCTGTTGTTGTAAAAATTCATATTATTTTTCCATGAACTTGGTCAAAGCTAATATGCAGAGCAGGTGCCCTAAAATAGAAGAGAACAAAACGTCCTGAAATTCAAGAAAAATCTAATCATTGGTTCAGATGCATTGCGATCAAACTGGTGCATACGGAATGACAAGGGATGCAAACCGATAGATTCCTGATGAAATATATCGGCAAATTCGTCCAAAAAATGGTTACCCTAGCGGAACATTTTATAAGAGAGTACCGAAGCAAACGTGTAGTATTATACAGTACGTAATAGTATAATTCAGTTAAGAAATGCTGGATTGCATTGTTAAGCTCAACTAAGGAATCATGATCTGACCTGAAGACCCAAATCCTTAGGCCAGCTGCAATCAGCTCCCTGTAGATGGGAAGCATGGACCTCGGAGCATCATGCCAGTGGGTATTAATGGTGTCGCTGCAGGTCGCCCACGTGTAGTTCATGGCGCCGGTGACGTTGGCGTGGAGGGCCGTCTGCACGTCCCGCCGGTTGTAGTACGCCGTCGAGTACCTCTCCGTGCACGGGTCGTACGACCCGGTCAGCCATGGCTGCAGCACACGCACGGCGTTACATCATTTTTCACCTCAAAAAGTTAATGGACAACGACGCAGGGAGTCTGTGCCCAGGATGCTCACGTAGCGCCCTCTGGTCCGCCGCCGgctcaaggacgacgacgacgacgacgagatgtTGCAGACGGGGGTGTAGAGGCTGTACATGTCGATGTTGCCCTGCTCCGCCGTGGCGACGTCCGTCGCGGCGTCGCACGCCGGCGAGGGGTGGATGAAGGAGTCGTGGAGGCAGGCGTCCTTGAGGCGGCGGTAGGTGTCGTCGGAGACGATCCCGTGGTTCCACCAGAACTCGAAGGTGCCGACGTAGTCGTGGTAGTCGTCGATGAGGCCGTTGCCGACCATGAAGCCCTTGAGGTTGATGACGGGGTTGCCGCTCCGGTGGACCAGCTGCGACAGCTCCGGGACGTAGTGCCCGGCGTAGCTCTCGCCGGCGACGTAGAATTCGCGGTACTTGTAGTGCGGGAACCTCTCGAACCATGCCGCCAGGAAGGCGTACGAGTCGTGCGCCGTCCTGTTGTCGCCGGAGGTGTAGATGTCGGAGCTGGTGTTGGTGTAGGAGAACCCCACGCCGGCCGGCGAATCCAGGAACAGCACGTTGGCCACTGCAAACAGCAAAGTCAATCATTCTCCACCATTAGAAGCTCGACAGACCGACCGTCGATCAAGCAAGCAATAGCGACCGGGTACCCACCTTTGTTCCAGCGGTACTCGTTGAGGACGAGGCCGGCGCCGCGGGGCATGACGCGGAACGCGCCGAGCTCCTCCGACGCGCCGTAGGCGACGGAGGAGCAGCCGGGGCCGCCGTTGAGCCACAGCACGAGCGGCGCCGGCTGGGCCTCCTCGGGCGCCTCCTGCAGCAGGTAGAAGAGCGACCGTCCGGCGGCCTCGTCCACCGTGATGTACCCGGAGTACATGTCGAAGTCCACCTCCGGCTGCCCCGGCAGCCGGACTATGCGGTCCGCGGCATGGCCGCCCGCCGCGGCGACGGCGgctggccggaggaggaggcacgTCAACGCCGCcaggagcaccgccgccgccgccggagctggGGGGAGACGGCGGGTCGTAGTCCTCATGCTTACTGAAGGAACTGTGTTGCAGTCGGTACAGTTGCTTGCAGAGAAGCGGGAACACGGTGAGAATAAATAGAGGTTCTGATGGGTGTCGTTGTTTGGTTTGGACCGCACGCTTTCGTGAAGttatcttctttttttttctatctTTTGATTTCAGTTTATTGAGCTAGCGTGGCTGTGAGGGAGGAAGAAATTAAGGGGAGGATTGTGACATTGTGAATTCGGTTACCGGACGGTCAGAGGAAAGGGACATGGAGGATAAGAAACTGCATGGGTTGCCTGGAAGCGAATTCTAGCCAGCTTGTGATTGATTTCGTTACTAATCACTGGCTTGATTTTATCCATTTAAGGGCACAGATTATATATATAAATATGTTAAATACTGGTGATTTTCCCTGCACGTCGCTACGGggatttaaaagattgaattctaGCCAGCTTGTGATTGATTTCGTTTCTAATCTTGTGGCTGAAAGGATATGGAATCAATGTCTTTTAATGTAAAAAATTATCATATGCATTGTGAGTGAACAAAGAGTATCAGCGCAACTACGACAGAAAAAATAAATTAAGAGTAGGAATGTGACGTTGGTATTTTGTTCACAAGACAAGTCCAGAGAAAAGGACATGGAAGATGAGAAACTGTATCGATTGCCTGAAAGCAACCATAAAAGGCCAATCGTTCGTTTCTAATCCTTGGCATGATGGCACGTTATTTCCCCCCCGCTTTGCTATGCGAATTTAAAGACTGATTGATCTTAGATGAATTATGTATGATGAAGGAAACGTATATAAAATCAAAAACTACTTTGAACTAAAACCACAGCGCTTAATTTGGATAGGAGGGAGTAGCACTTTTTAATGGAGAAATGTTCCATACTTAAATTTTATGGAACAAAGAATTAAATTGAGGAATGTCACAACATTCAGAAAGTAAATAGTACTCCCTTCGTAAACAATATAAGCGCATTTAGATCACTgctttagtgatctaaatgctcctATGTCTAACAAAAAAGAAGACATGTTGATGTGGTCAGCATGAGCTGAAAATAGTGTTAGGCAATGATTTGTTAAATGGTAACTTCATTAACTTGCAGTACTGCACAAAACTTTTAGCAGTTGAAACCTTCGAATCTACTATCCCAAGATTGCTATGTCAACAGACCTATCCCAATATTGCTATGTTACCAAGAAAAAATATAACAGGAAAATGGGTGAAGCAGCTATCTGTCTGCAAGAAATACAAAGTACATTGACCATTAGCTTAATTAACGTTCAGAACAGGCAAAATCTATCTTCCATATACACCGAGCTGCCAGCAAAATTCTGTACAATTTACAACGTCTCACATTTTCTATGAGGCCATCATGAATCATGAAGGTATTTGGCACTTTAGTCCTACAGAAACCGCACTCCTGAACCAAAAGGGTAATCATACATCGAGGTGTGTCAAGTTACAGCAGTGTAGGAACAGCTTATGCAAACCTCAAAGCAGTGATTGCCAGGAGAGTTACGGCCCTGAAGAGAATATCGTTCATGCTTCTTTGTATCTTCACAGCAACCTCATCCTCCAACTTTGCGTCGACCGGGCCTCTGAATACGGTGGTGATTGTGTTCCGCAGTCCATTTACCGCGTGGGAGAGCCAGAAGAGCCCAAACCCAACGCCTGTGTGCAGCAGCCGAGTAGCGGCAAAAGGAGTCCTCCCGCCAATGGCGATCTTGCACACGACCGACAGAAGAACAGCCAGACCAGTTCCAGCAATACCAATAGAGCATTGTGTCAACAGTTCAGTGATCTCGGGACCTGCTTTCTTCAGCGAGAGAATTGTCGAGCTGTTGTCCTTGTCCAGAAGGATTGAAAAAAAAGCTTCGCTGGCATGGAAATAGTTATTCTGATACATGTCACGCTCATTGATGGTTTTtcctttctgtttcttctttGATGGagattttgccttcacgtttgccTTGCTGAGTATCATAAAGAAAACATATTAACATGTGCACATGCCCTTGGATACCGTATAAACAGGTGCAATTTGCCATATCACAGTATATAACTTCCAACATAAAATAATTTCCATGCGCATACTCAGGCAATTCAGTAAGGTTCGCCTTCCAAGTTCCAAGGAATTGTTTCATGCAATGGTTAGCCCAGTAAAGTAAATTGGACAGCTGGGTTACAAAATTATCCATTGTGATACTACTGGTATAGGGACCATGCTATTTGGTATATAACCCAAAACCTCATCAGTGCATCAAGGTCTATATTTTAAAGTGGATATTGAAACAACAATGGCTTTGTTTCAAATGGTATTTGCTGATTTTTATAGGAAATTCTTAATACAAAATGCTAGTTCTTTCTTTTGCACTTTGTGGGTGCATATGGGTCAGGGACTCCACATTTAGATGCAACTAACATGTCACAATCAGAATTTGGAAGGAATACAAAAATTGTCACACTCTATGCCTAACCTATGGTGCAAGTGATTACCAAAGTAGTAAACATCAGGGAGGTATATGTTGTGGTAACCAGCAGGCCAAAGAAACATAGAAGCATCAGAGCTAGGCAGGGAAGTTACCATAATTGAGTACACCATGAGAACAACAACATAATGAAGTAATACATAACTAACGAAAGATGCACTACCTTTTTGGAGCATCAACTGCGGTGCTTGCTGATTTTGAATTGGATTGACTACTATTTCGGCCCCTTTTCCTGCTTGTGCAAAAAAACAAAATTCTATATCATGTAATTGACAGAAATAAAAATGGTATGCATCCTGATAGAAATGTTATTTGTTGATATAAATTATTAACCATAATTTTTTGAAGGGGTACAGAAATCAGAAACAATCGATCATTACTTCTAAAGAAATCATTGTCAGGCAGAAGGAAGTGCCGCCTCTAGATCCAATGGTAATATAATACTTGAGAGATGATTTTAACATTGCATGCATTCAGTAGTTTCTACTTCTGTATAGCTATAGTAAATCACTCTTCTGCGATAAGTACATAATAGACATGGTTTCCTAGTTCAAAAAGATAACATATATGGTATGCGTCCTACTGAGCAGGAATGATTCCAAATGTCCAGTTACCCACGTGTCAGCATGTGCAGCTGACTAGGAGTAATTTAAACACGACAACGTCATGAAAACCAGACGTAATTAATGGGCCAGCTGCAGCAAGTTCAACAAAATACATATCCTATACCAAGTTATACCAACCCCATAACTCTATAACTTTCGCTCGGTAAATAAATACATCAATAATGACAACATAAATTGATAAAGAGACCATTCCCTTATCCGAGAGAGGGGACTATGCATAACATAAACCTTGAGTGAATAAGATGAGG encodes:
- the LOC123424438 gene encoding putative uncharacterized protein DDB_G0277003, with product MAAATASGDSGEQPLLHLKLAFLALEPPACVLTLARKAGGGSVTPHVQKFILENCIGTNVGGADCTYVKTILKKVIAEAESSSDIVIDELYEEFGRCMSSRANNSELSMAKIYKEISFISSAYGNVSSDPVSLVARLLCSTNMLEGDTGCCLWPSSLFLSEFILSFPELFAKKCCFELGSGVGLVGVCLNRVGASKVILTDGDASTLTNMKANMEMNNLYIGDSQLVKESKNKVECKYLSWEEACESDLRDYQRDIVLGADIIYNPSCVPHLVRVLCMLLRGDDGRREIVNEATNGEIDEVSGTSETGGPVAYIATVIRNADTFKCFARAAADAKLSVVNMTSSAAPSSFLPYMISYDRSSVQLLKITPLS
- the LOC123424428 gene encoding serine carboxypeptidase 2; the encoded protein is MRTTTRRLPPAPAAAAVLLAALTCLLLRPAAVAAAGGHAADRIVRLPGQPEVDFDMYSGYITVDEAAGRSLFYLLQEAPEEAQPAPLVLWLNGGPGCSSVAYGASEELGAFRVMPRGAGLVLNEYRWNKVANVLFLDSPAGVGFSYTNTSSDIYTSGDNRTAHDSYAFLAAWFERFPHYKYREFYVAGESYAGHYVPELSQLVHRSGNPVINLKGFMVGNGLIDDYHDYVGTFEFWWNHGIVSDDTYRRLKDACLHDSFIHPSPACDAATDVATAEQGNIDMYSLYTPVCNISSSSSSSLSRRRTRGRYPWLTGSYDPCTERYSTAYYNRRDVQTALHANVTGAMNYTWATCSDTINTHWHDAPRSMLPIYRELIAAGLRIWVFSGDTDAVVPLTATRYSIGALGLATTTSWYPWYDDLQEVGGWSQVYKGLTLVSVRGAGHEVPLHRPRQALILFQQFLQGKPMPGRTTNVTVA